The Drosophila teissieri strain GT53w chromosome X, Prin_Dtei_1.1, whole genome shotgun sequence genome has a segment encoding these proteins:
- the LOC122622991 gene encoding NCK-interacting protein with SH3 domain isoform X1, which translates to MAEAAAEGGAGGGASGPSGGGGNDIGLGIGIEMLKALYDFQAVYPKTISFDEGEYFILYQTSARQRNWWQVVSMKGNIGFVPSNYVMKIKVEHDFLISFLNSSIESLEKCTDHEINGIMSKDELLDRLREKKNTMERLYAESSERDGDSSLSYSHSYSDKGSHRHSHPHPTQSQTQLHSQHRQHSPPPSGSGGSQRLDMSKKSMSSPAVGSSCGLPQNQGMIESPSMGSMQFQGSSCTIQTPQQQQPLPAPPAPAPSPSAAPATPTTAASTSKAATGGDVAQDNSITSEPSETTTTTTTTSEDVVTTYKETSQMSTSQQHKPQNGSTASASISASVSASALRSNGGNGKANGSAAALHQELQQEEADSAPDKSDDASAVQSDDGCQANGDSADNSQALDSIDSPSHRQRGLSLGRVEEGATGGGQLKVESSDVYQIVDALRRNTNLSFDLSCEALRVVLTSLEQLYNGAINPYLEAVAVHVTGKVATPKELLGITHDAKRLQYLFAQLADCKNDTEQRTWMLYEDEEDIIQFLEELVEILINADESISCYEMSCDQYQMFINLVQYYQMETRWSIKRLLLKTFTAACHLDYIIVDILLTSVLPLEIVEDMKTHFSNLDRFKQLVKMLTIIFSLGQPMPVNHQDYLGVHFASFLLEIVEGNNPEVLVDMVIALILAFNQQFSEHTYNVIIEGMQNLPSAKVFTEKLLLLLNREDDPTRLLKHPNEHMNTVLRMFIDIFSHPDTAGMFYTNDIKVLIDIVVRQLSDLDAGSTTRPCYLELCRRILRNTNYQEHQHRKHDLMKIFTRIFCEETECSASDQQLVREIANEFPQLFKA; encoded by the exons ATGG cagaggcagcggcagaaggAGGCGCTGGTGGAGGAGCAAGTGGCCCCAGTGGAGGAGGTGGCAACGACATCGGTTTAGGCATCGGCATCGAGATGCTCAAGGCTCTGTACGACTTCCAGGCGGTCTATCCCAAGACCATCAGCTTCGATGAGGGCGAGTACTTCATCCTGTACCAGACGTCCGCCCGCCAGCGCAATTGGTGGCAGGTGGTCAGCATGAAAGGCAACATTGGCTTTGTGCCCTCCAATTACGTAATGAAGATTAAG GTGGAGCACGACTTTCTCATCAGCTTTCTGAACTCCTCAATCGAATCGCTGGAGAAGTGCACGGATCATGAGATCAATGGCATCATGTCCAAGGACGAACTGCTCGACAGGCTGCGCGAGAAGAAGAACACCATGGAGCGACTGTATGCG GAGAGTTCCGAGCGCGACGGCGACTCCTCGCTGTCCTATTCACACAGTTACAGTGACAAGGGTAGCCACCGGCACTCGCATCCCCATCCCACCCAGTCGCAGACGCAGCTTCATTCCCAGCACAGGCAGCACAGTCCGCCGcccagcggcagcggcggctcCCAGCGTTTGGACATGAGCAAGAAGAGCATGTCCAGTCCAGCGGTGGGCTCATCGTGCGGCCTTCCCCAGAATCAGGGCATGATCGAGTCGCCCAGCATGGGCAGCATGCAGTTCCagggcagcagctgcaccaTCCAgacgccgcagcagcaacagccgctCCCAGCACCGCCAGCACCAGCTCCATCACCATCGGCAGCACCAGCCACACCCACCACTGCGGCATCAACGAGCAAAGCGGCCACCGGCGGAGACGTGGCCCAGGACAATAGCATCACGTCTGAGCCATCGGAGACGACAACGACCACTACGACGACCAGCGAAGATGTGGTCACCACTTACAAGGAGACCAGCCAAATGAGCACCAGCCAGCAGCACAAGCCGCAAAATGGCAGCACTGCCTCGGCGTCCATTTCCGCATCTGTGTCGGCCTCAGCTCTGCGCAGCAACGGCGGCAACGGCAAGGCCAACGGGAGTGCGGCTGCCCTGCACCAGGAACTACAGCAGGAAGAAGCGGACAGTGCGCCGGACAAGTCGGATGATGCCAGCGCCGTGCAAAGTGACGACGGCTGCCAGGCCAACGGAGACAGCGCGGATAATAGCCAGGCGCTGGACAGCATCGACAGTCCGTCGCATAGGCAACGCGGCCTGAGTCTTGGCAGAGTCGAGGAGGGAGCCACTGGAGGCGGCCAGCTGAAGGTGGAGTCTTCGGATGTCTATCAGATTGTGGACGCCCTGCGGCGGAACACCAACCTCAGCTTCGATCTCTCCTGCGAGGCGTTGCGCGTGGTGCTGACCAGCCTGGAGCAGCTGTACAACGGGGCCATCAATCCGTACCTGGAGGCGGTGGCCGTCCATGTCACTGGAAAGGTGGCCACGCCCAAGGAGCTGCTAGGCATTACGCACGATGCCAAGCGGTTGCAGTATCTCTTTGCCCAGCTGGCTGACTGCAAGAACGACACGGAGCAACGCACTTGGATGCTctacgaggacgaggaggacatCATTCAGTTCCTGGAGGAGCTCGTCGAGATATTG ATAAACGCCGATGAGAGCATAAGTTGCTACGAGATGTCCTGCGATCAGTACCAGATGTTTATCAATCTGGTGCAGTACTACCAGATGGAGACGCGCTGGTCCATCAAGCGACTGCTGCTCAAGACCTTTACGGCCGCTTGCCATCTGGACTATATCATTGTAGATATATTGCTGACCTCGGTGCTGCCATTGGAGATT GTCGAGGACATGAAGACGCACTTCTCCAATCTGGATCGCTTCAAGCAGCTAGTCAAGATGCTCACGATTATCTTCTCACTTGGTCAGCCCATGCCGGTTAATCATCAGG ATTATTTGGGCGTCCACTTCGCCAGCTTCCTGCTGGAAATCGTCGAGGGCAATAATCCGGAGGTCTTGGTGGACATGGTCATTGCCTTGATATTGGCCTTCAACCAGCAATTCAGCGAGCACACCTACAATGTCATCATCGAGGGTATGCAGAATCTGCCATCCGCCAAGGTGTTTACGGAGAAGCTGCTACTTTTGCTCAATCGGGAGG ATGATCCCACACGCTTGCTGAAGCATCCCAATGAGCATATGAACACGGTGCTGCGAATGTTTATCGACATATTCAGCCATCCGGATACGGCGGGCATGTTCTACACGAACGACATCAAGGTGCTTATCGATATAGTGGTTCGCCAGCTGTCCGATTTGGATGCCGGCAGTACG ACGCGGCCCTGCTACTTGGAGCTGTGCCGACGCATTCTGCGCAATACGAACTATCAGGAGCACCAGCATCGCAAGCATGATCTCATGAAGATCTTCACGCGCATCTTCTGCGAGGAGACCGAGTGCAGTGCCTCCGATCAGCAGCTGGTGCGGGAAATAGCCAACGAGTTTCCGCAGCTGTTCAAGGCCTAA
- the LOC122622991 gene encoding NCK-interacting protein with SH3 domain isoform X2, which produces MLKALYDFQAVYPKTISFDEGEYFILYQTSARQRNWWQVVSMKGNIGFVPSNYVMKIKVEHDFLISFLNSSIESLEKCTDHEINGIMSKDELLDRLREKKNTMERLYAESSERDGDSSLSYSHSYSDKGSHRHSHPHPTQSQTQLHSQHRQHSPPPSGSGGSQRLDMSKKSMSSPAVGSSCGLPQNQGMIESPSMGSMQFQGSSCTIQTPQQQQPLPAPPAPAPSPSAAPATPTTAASTSKAATGGDVAQDNSITSEPSETTTTTTTTSEDVVTTYKETSQMSTSQQHKPQNGSTASASISASVSASALRSNGGNGKANGSAAALHQELQQEEADSAPDKSDDASAVQSDDGCQANGDSADNSQALDSIDSPSHRQRGLSLGRVEEGATGGGQLKVESSDVYQIVDALRRNTNLSFDLSCEALRVVLTSLEQLYNGAINPYLEAVAVHVTGKVATPKELLGITHDAKRLQYLFAQLADCKNDTEQRTWMLYEDEEDIIQFLEELVEILINADESISCYEMSCDQYQMFINLVQYYQMETRWSIKRLLLKTFTAACHLDYIIVDILLTSVLPLEIVEDMKTHFSNLDRFKQLVKMLTIIFSLGQPMPVNHQDYLGVHFASFLLEIVEGNNPEVLVDMVIALILAFNQQFSEHTYNVIIEGMQNLPSAKVFTEKLLLLLNREDDPTRLLKHPNEHMNTVLRMFIDIFSHPDTAGMFYTNDIKVLIDIVVRQLSDLDAGSTTRPCYLELCRRILRNTNYQEHQHRKHDLMKIFTRIFCEETECSASDQQLVREIANEFPQLFKA; this is translated from the exons ATGCTCAAGGCTCTGTACGACTTCCAGGCGGTCTATCCCAAGACCATCAGCTTCGATGAGGGCGAGTACTTCATCCTGTACCAGACGTCCGCCCGCCAGCGCAATTGGTGGCAGGTGGTCAGCATGAAAGGCAACATTGGCTTTGTGCCCTCCAATTACGTAATGAAGATTAAG GTGGAGCACGACTTTCTCATCAGCTTTCTGAACTCCTCAATCGAATCGCTGGAGAAGTGCACGGATCATGAGATCAATGGCATCATGTCCAAGGACGAACTGCTCGACAGGCTGCGCGAGAAGAAGAACACCATGGAGCGACTGTATGCG GAGAGTTCCGAGCGCGACGGCGACTCCTCGCTGTCCTATTCACACAGTTACAGTGACAAGGGTAGCCACCGGCACTCGCATCCCCATCCCACCCAGTCGCAGACGCAGCTTCATTCCCAGCACAGGCAGCACAGTCCGCCGcccagcggcagcggcggctcCCAGCGTTTGGACATGAGCAAGAAGAGCATGTCCAGTCCAGCGGTGGGCTCATCGTGCGGCCTTCCCCAGAATCAGGGCATGATCGAGTCGCCCAGCATGGGCAGCATGCAGTTCCagggcagcagctgcaccaTCCAgacgccgcagcagcaacagccgctCCCAGCACCGCCAGCACCAGCTCCATCACCATCGGCAGCACCAGCCACACCCACCACTGCGGCATCAACGAGCAAAGCGGCCACCGGCGGAGACGTGGCCCAGGACAATAGCATCACGTCTGAGCCATCGGAGACGACAACGACCACTACGACGACCAGCGAAGATGTGGTCACCACTTACAAGGAGACCAGCCAAATGAGCACCAGCCAGCAGCACAAGCCGCAAAATGGCAGCACTGCCTCGGCGTCCATTTCCGCATCTGTGTCGGCCTCAGCTCTGCGCAGCAACGGCGGCAACGGCAAGGCCAACGGGAGTGCGGCTGCCCTGCACCAGGAACTACAGCAGGAAGAAGCGGACAGTGCGCCGGACAAGTCGGATGATGCCAGCGCCGTGCAAAGTGACGACGGCTGCCAGGCCAACGGAGACAGCGCGGATAATAGCCAGGCGCTGGACAGCATCGACAGTCCGTCGCATAGGCAACGCGGCCTGAGTCTTGGCAGAGTCGAGGAGGGAGCCACTGGAGGCGGCCAGCTGAAGGTGGAGTCTTCGGATGTCTATCAGATTGTGGACGCCCTGCGGCGGAACACCAACCTCAGCTTCGATCTCTCCTGCGAGGCGTTGCGCGTGGTGCTGACCAGCCTGGAGCAGCTGTACAACGGGGCCATCAATCCGTACCTGGAGGCGGTGGCCGTCCATGTCACTGGAAAGGTGGCCACGCCCAAGGAGCTGCTAGGCATTACGCACGATGCCAAGCGGTTGCAGTATCTCTTTGCCCAGCTGGCTGACTGCAAGAACGACACGGAGCAACGCACTTGGATGCTctacgaggacgaggaggacatCATTCAGTTCCTGGAGGAGCTCGTCGAGATATTG ATAAACGCCGATGAGAGCATAAGTTGCTACGAGATGTCCTGCGATCAGTACCAGATGTTTATCAATCTGGTGCAGTACTACCAGATGGAGACGCGCTGGTCCATCAAGCGACTGCTGCTCAAGACCTTTACGGCCGCTTGCCATCTGGACTATATCATTGTAGATATATTGCTGACCTCGGTGCTGCCATTGGAGATT GTCGAGGACATGAAGACGCACTTCTCCAATCTGGATCGCTTCAAGCAGCTAGTCAAGATGCTCACGATTATCTTCTCACTTGGTCAGCCCATGCCGGTTAATCATCAGG ATTATTTGGGCGTCCACTTCGCCAGCTTCCTGCTGGAAATCGTCGAGGGCAATAATCCGGAGGTCTTGGTGGACATGGTCATTGCCTTGATATTGGCCTTCAACCAGCAATTCAGCGAGCACACCTACAATGTCATCATCGAGGGTATGCAGAATCTGCCATCCGCCAAGGTGTTTACGGAGAAGCTGCTACTTTTGCTCAATCGGGAGG ATGATCCCACACGCTTGCTGAAGCATCCCAATGAGCATATGAACACGGTGCTGCGAATGTTTATCGACATATTCAGCCATCCGGATACGGCGGGCATGTTCTACACGAACGACATCAAGGTGCTTATCGATATAGTGGTTCGCCAGCTGTCCGATTTGGATGCCGGCAGTACG ACGCGGCCCTGCTACTTGGAGCTGTGCCGACGCATTCTGCGCAATACGAACTATCAGGAGCACCAGCATCGCAAGCATGATCTCATGAAGATCTTCACGCGCATCTTCTGCGAGGAGACCGAGTGCAGTGCCTCCGATCAGCAGCTGGTGCGGGAAATAGCCAACGAGTTTCCGCAGCTGTTCAAGGCCTAA
- the LOC122624369 gene encoding glutamate--cysteine ligase: MGLLSEGSPLSWEETKALADHVREHGVNQFINLYHRLKDRQGDILKWGDEVEYIIVKFDDEQKEARVALRAQDLLAQLNEKELADPKGVKSLWRPEYGAYMIEGTPGKPFGGLMAHFNLVEANMRYRREEVTELLAKDECVMSITNFPRLGAPNFTYPLAQPRPEDPLSSARSLYFPDEAIFPGHPRFKTLTRNIRKRRGEKVSIKLKVFKDTKTKLPVEGAPPGEPDVVLLDAMGFGMGCCCLQLTFQACNITEARRLYDQLAPLCPIMLALTAASPIYRGYLTESDCRWNVISSSVDCRTEEERGLAPLDKQKFRIAKSRYDSIDSYLSPEGAKYNDVPLTYDEKVYQRLVEGGIDHLLAQHVAHLFIRDTVSLFSEKVHQNDNEDTDHFENIQSTNWQTMRFKPPPPNSSIGWRVEFRPCEAQISDFENAAIVCFVVLLTRVILSYQLNFLTPISKVDENMQTAQKRDACRKEKFWFRKSSKTTEQRAAKAQAQAQAQTNGKATLNGNGLANGNGSENGDQEEQQPLTNGSAKLNGHGNTNGATNGMSNGTNGSSNGSSNGADSDHTDTDDEENELFQLLSINEIFNGKPNVFPGLVPLIRSYLQSMEVDTDTHCTIEQYLRFIQKRAAGELITTATWMREQVLSHPDYKQDSVVSERINYDLLKRIQGIQEGKQVEPALLGQGYHSKTKTKDFIPPALQKQLAKNGCCEEK; this comes from the exons ATGGGTCTACTAAGCGAGGGCAGTCCACTCTCCTGGGAGGAGACCAAGGCACTGGCTGATCATGTCCGCGAGCATGGAGTGAATCAGTTCATCAACCTGTACCACAGACTCAAGGATCGCCAGGGCGACATTCTCAAATGGGGCGACGAGGTGGAGTACATCATTGTCAAGTTCGACGACGAGCAGAAGGAGGCTCGTGTTGCGCTGCGCGCCCAGGATCTGCTGGCCCAGCTGAATGAGAAGGAACTGGCCGATCCCAAGGGCGTCAAGTCGCTGTGGCGCCCGGAATACGGAGCCTACATGATTGAGGGCACACCCGGCAAGCCCTTTGGCGGCCTGATGGCTCACTTCAATCTGGTGGAGGCCAATATGCGCTATCGCCGCGAGGAGGTCACCGAACTGCTGGCCAAGGACGAGTGCGTCATGTCCATCACGAATTTCCCGCGCCTCGGCGCCCCCAATTTCACCTATCCGCTTGCCCAGCCACGTCCCGAGGATCCCCTGAGTTCAGCCCGCTCGCTCTACTTCCCGGATGAGGCCATCTTTCCGGGTCATCCGCGCTTCAAGACCCTCACCCGTAACATTCGCAAGCGCCGCGGCGAGAAGGTGTCCATCAAGCTAAAGG TTTTCAAGGACACGAAGACCAAGCTGCCGGTGGAGGGAGCTCCGCCTGGAGAGCCGGACGTGGTGCTCCTGGACGCCATGGGCTTCGGCATGGGCTGTTGCTGCTTGCAGCTGACCTTCCAGGCCTGCAACATCACGGAGGCGCGTCGCCTCTACGACCAGCTGGCTCCCCTCTGTCCCATCATGCTGGCTTTGACAGCCGCCTCGCCCATTTATAGGGGCTATCTAACCGAGTCGGATTGCCGCTGGAATGTGATTAGCTCGTCGGTGGATTGCCGCACGGAAGAGGAACGCGGACTGGCGCCGCTGGACAAGCAAAAGTTCAGGATTGCCAAGTCGCGGTACGATTCGATTGACTCGTATTTGTCGCCGGAGGGTGCCAAATACAACGATGTGCCGCTCACTTACGATGAGAAGGTGTACCAGCGTCTGGTGGAGGGCGGTATCGATCATCTGCTGGCCCAGCATGTGGCCCATTTGTTTATCCGCGACACCGTGTCGCTGTTCAGCGAGAAGGTGCACCAAAACGACAACGAGGACACGGATCATTTCGAGAACATTCAGTCCACCAACTGGCAGACCATGCGCTTCAAGCCGCCGCCACCGAACAGCTCGATTGGATGGCGCGTGGAGTTCCGACCTTGCGAGGCCCAGATCAGTGACTTCGAGAACGCGGCCATCGTGTGCTTTGTGGTGCTGCTCACCCGCGTGATCCTCTCCTACCAGCTGAACTTCCTCACGCCAATCAGCAAGGTGGACGAGAACATGCAGACGGCCCAGAAGAGGGATGCCTGTCGCAAGGAGAAGTTTTGGTTCCGCAAATCCTCGAAGACCACCGAGCAGAGGGCGGCCAAGGCACAAGCTCAAGCTCAGGCCCAGACCAATGGCAAGGCCACTTTGAATGGCAATGGACTGGCCAATGGAAATGGCAGCGAGAACGGTgaccaggaggagcagcagcctcTGACCAACGGTTCGGCCAAGTTGAATGGGCACGGCAACACCAATGGCGCCACTAACGGCATGTCCAACGGCACCAATGGATCCTCCAATGGATCATCCAATGGCGCCGATAGCGACCACACCGACACCGATGACGAGGAGAACgagcttttccagctgcttTCCATCAATGAGATCTTCAATGGAAAG CCCAACGTATTTCCGGGTCTGGTACCATTGATCCGCAGCTACTTGCAGTCCATGGAGGTGGACACCGATACGCATTGCACCATTGAACAGTATCTTCGCTTTATCCAGAAGCGTGCCGCCGGCGAGTTGATCACCACGGCCACCTGGATGCGTGAACAGGTGCTAAGCCACCCGGACTATAA GCAAGATTCCGTGGTGAGCGAGCGCATCAACTACGATTTGCTGAAGCGCATACAAGGCATCCAGGAGGGCAAGCAGGTGGAACCGGCGCTGCTCGGACAAGGCTATCATTCCAAGACGAAGACGAAAGACTTCATTCCGCCGGCATTGCAGaagcagctggccaagaacGGCTGCTGTGAGGAGAAATGA
- the LOC122623168 gene encoding testis-expressed protein 10 homolog gives MGGHHKKNLRAEKAKVKLKGAKLPKGLNVTKTDFKVRKIEIREQLKESSYSETGQRQFNLKETLSRLKHHSVKFRTDAQRNVRDSLKSGNADHLIGHLNELFQGIAAGALDMERSARQESFKTLDVMLEALQPQAVAPFFHVIATYLRCAMTHVLPAIQEDSLLMLDVLLLRVPPAFLAERSASTIIGNFIDMTPRARHDNERSNRTLTLNLSQGKQTTVKWRTKVLIRLQQILGTLVTSKTAKPAAARVVHFEEMHPQYYNVLCPVRHDNRDLHAILNESKLTAEGTQLHTYVQQLLPLLQDNWMEVRPQEQQPLLNQDAAASLQVVIGLMSLLWNLIEQHEAEHSTTELSDWLRKNYAQKFLLNFLAKDGSRFPYQQIPLATKKSAKEKGAIDGGELCMPQNLGIVRLTCKFFPRPVERQTQMFAHLVNYMQESLSRLNTLSPEQQLALVASLRALLFENATSLMNIVAEPLTSLLSATSEAYVGQRFTTREGVATRVLNLLCEIVERSDLYTRFGGEQRFTPFLSYLPQLLLKPTVGESTLRAMATLCRQLNGVFMAALVQSAPEIVSHLDKLQITGDIEGQDKFENQKRVVNLYYYARELDKEGKLARSVKQLEEQLESKRIADYLKAVVGYN, from the coding sequence ATGGGTGGCCACCACAAGAAGAACCTGCGCGCAGAGAAGGCCAAGGTGAAGCTGAAGGGCGCCAAGCTGCCCAAGGGCCTGAACGTGACCAAGACGGACTTTAAGGTGCGCAAAATTGAGATTCGTGAGCAGCTCAAGGAATCCTCCTACTCAGAAACGGGCCAGCGACAGTTTAATCTGAAGGAGACGCTCTCCCGCCTGAAGCATCACAGTGTCAAGTTCCGCACTGATGCACAGCGCAATGTTCGTGATTCCCTGAAGTCCGGCAATGCGGACCATCTAATTGGTCATCTGAACGAGCTGTTTCAAGGAATTGCGGCCGGCGCTTTGGACATGGAGAGGTCGGCGCGACAGGAATCATTTAAGACCCTTGATGTCATGCTGGAGGCCCTGCAGCCGCAGGCAGTGGCGCCCTTCTTCCATGTCATTGCCACCTATTTGCGATGCGCCATGACCCACGTGCTGCCCGCCATCCAGGAGGACTCGCTCCTCATGCTCGACGTCCTACTGCTGCGAGTACCACCGGCTTTTTTGGCAGAGCGGAGTGCCAGCACCATTATTGGCAACTTCATCGACATGACCCCCCGCGCCCGCCACGACAACGAGCGTTCGAATCGCACGTTAACTTTGAACCTAAGTCAGGGCAAGCAGACGACTGTGAAGTGGCGCACCAAGGTGCTTATCCGACTGCAGCAAATCCTCGGCACGCTTGTCACCTCCAAGACGGCGAAGCCAGCCGCTGCCCGTGTGGTTCACTTCGAGGAGATGCATCCGCAGTACTACAATGTGCTGTGTCCGGTGCGCCACGACAACCGCGATCTGCATGCCATCCTCAATGAATCCAAGCTAACTGCGGAGGGCACGCAACTGCATACGTACGTGCAGCAACTGCTTCCTCTGCTCCAGGACAACTGGATGGAGGTGCGACCGCAGGAGCAACAACCTCTGCTCAATCAAGATGCGGCGGCCAGTCTGCAAGTGGTAATTGGCCTAATGAGTCTGCTCTGGAACCTAATTGAGCAGCATGAGGCGGAACACAGTACCACGGAACTGAGCGATTGGCTAAGGAAAAACTATGCCCAGAAGTTTCTGCtcaactttttggccaaggaCGGCAGTCGTTTTCCCTACCAACAGATACCTTTGGCCACCAAGAAGTCAGCTAAGGAAAAGGGAGCTATCGATGGCGGAGAACTCTGTATGCCGCAAAACCTGGGCATTGTCCGGCTGACCTGTAAGTTCTTTCCGCGTCCCGTCGAAAGACAGACCCAAATGTTCGCGCATTTGGTTAACTACATGCAAGAGAGTTTAAGTCGCCTCAACACCCTGTCACCGGAGCAGCAACTCGCACTGGTGGCTTCTCTGCGTGCGCTGCTCTTCGAAAACGCGACATCGCTGATGAACATCGTGGCGGAGCCGTTGACCAGCCTGCTGAGCGCAACCAGCGAGGCCTATGTGGGCCAAAGATTCACCACACGCGAAGGCGTTGCCACTCGGGTGCTGAACCTTCTATGCGAGATTGTGGAGCGTTCGGATTTGTACACGCGCTTCGGCGGCGAACAGAGATTCACACCCTTTTTGAGCTATCTGCCGCAACTCCTGCTGAAACCAACCGTGGGTGAGAGTACCTTGCGAGCTATGGCCACGCTCTGCCGCCAACTGAATGGAGTCTTCATGGCCGCGCTAGTCCAGTCAGCTCCTGAGATAGTCAGCCACTTGGATAAGCTGCAGATCACGGGCGATATCGAAGGCCAGGACAAGTTCGAAAACCAGAAGCGAGTAGTTAACTTGTACTACTATGCCAGAGAATTGGATAAAGAGGGGAAACTGGCGCGTTCAGTTAaacagctggaggagcagttGGAGAGCAAACGAATTGCCGATTACCTAAAGGCTGTAGTCGGCTACAACTAG
- the LOC122623169 gene encoding WD repeat-containing protein 46, whose translation MTKVAPKGRPKAKTPYKRYFDEQKPTETGDGELKHVKVFSKNRQNFTGDFISMLNKTKKSRPAKPAAKPTKEELESRPKKNPLPKEILDKYSRGEQVQPKGVKTRHFKEQQARKEVYHEYATEQAARTELLLQETAGQLEADEDETTAEFRQSQIADNVDIQSSAKHFNLNMEFGPYQMRYTKNGRHLLLGGRRGHVAAFDWVTKRLHCEFNAMESVEDVQWLHVPTMYAVAQKSWVYFYDKKGTELHCIKRLNRVNRLDFLPYHFLLAAGNSAGYASWLDVSIGELVGNFNTGLGDIRMMRHNPRNGVLCIGGGRGVVSMWSPKVREPLAKLLCHSTAMTALAVDPKGQHLVTAGLDRAVKVWDIRMLVQDKPLTHFQLRLPANELDVSQRGMLALSQGTYLETYSDLLSGGGSGDGTRLPYIRQRCDAFVHGLRFCPYEDVLGVATAKGFQSLLVPGSGEPNFDALEDNPFETSKQRREHEVHALLEKIPSELITLDPQEITGVDAPTLQEKIDAKRKLFHLKAPSINMKSRHKMKGRGGTAKAARNKQIVKDAKRKEFIAEVREAKKNVIKQHTTNEAGAKGKAKAPRSVLDRFKPKPPKKQKT comes from the exons ATGACCAAAGTAGCGCCAAAAGGGCGCCCAAAGGCCAAGACGCCCTACAAACGCTACTTCGACGAGCAAAAGCCCACTGAAACGGGCGACGGCGAACTGAAACACGTAAAAGTGTTTAGCAAAAATCGACAGAATTTCACAGGAGATTTCATTAGTATGCTGAATAAAACGAAGAAGTCGCGTCCTGCGAAGCCCGCCGCCAAACCCACAAAAGAAGAGCTGGAGTCCAGGCCCAAGAAGAACCCGCTTCCCAAGGAGATCCTCGACAAGTACTCACGTGGTGAGCAAGTGCAGCCAAAAGGTGTGAAAACGCGGCACttcaaggagcagcaggcgcGCAAGGAGGTATACCACGAATATGCCACTGAGCAGGCGGCCCGCACGGAGCTTCTACTCCAGGAAACCGCTGGGCAGCTAGAGGCGGATGAGGACGAGACTACCGCCGAGTTTAGGCAGTCCCAGATTGCTGACAACGTGGATATCCAGTCGTCGGCCAAGCACTTCAACCTGAACATGGAATTCGGTCCATACCAAATGCGCTACACCAAGAACGGCAGGCATTTGCTGCTCGGCGGCAGACGCGGTCATGTGGCCGCCTTCGATTGGGTGACCAAGCGGCTGCACTGCGAATTCAATGCCATGGAGAGCGTCGAGGATGTCCAGTGGCTGCATGTGCCCACCATGTACGCGGTGGCCCAGAAGAGCTGGGTCTATTTCTACGACAAGAAGGGTACCGAACTGCATTGCATTAAGCGACTGAATCGGGTCAATCGCCTGGACTTCCTGCCATACCACTTCCTTCTGGCCGCCGGCAACAGTGCGGGCTACGCTTCCTGGCTGGACGTCTCCATTGGCGAGCTGGTGGGTAACTTCAACACGGGTCTGGGCGATATACGCATGATGCGACACAATCCCAGGAATGGTGTACTCTGCATTGGCGGCGGACGTGGCGTGGTGTCCATGTGGTCGCCCAAGGTGCGTGAGCCGCTGGCCAAGCTGCTGTGCCATTCGACGGCCATGACTGCACTGGCGGTGGACCCCAAGGGTCAGCATTTGGTCACCGCGGGACTGGATAGGGCTGTGAAAGTGTGGGACATTCGGATGCTGGTGCAGGACAAGCCGCTAACTCACTTCCAGCTGCGTCTGCCCGCCAACGAACTGGATGTGTCGCAACGCGGCATGCTGGCGCTATCGCAGGGCACCTATCTGGAGACCTACTCGGATCTGCTCTCCGGCGGAGGTTCGGGTGACGGCACACGGTTGCCGTATATCCGCCAACGCTGCGATGCCTTTGTCCACGGACTGCGCTTCTGCCCGTACGAAGATGTGCTTGGTGTGGCCACGGCCAAGGGCTTCCAATCGCTATTGGTGCCCGGCTCTGGAGAGCCCAACTTCGATGCTCTGGAAGACAATCCATTTGAGACATCGAAGCAACGACGCGAGCACGAGGTTCACGCTCTGCTGGAGAAGATTCCGTCCGAACTGATCACTCTGGACCCACAAGAGATCACTGGCGTGGATGCGCCCACGCTGCAGGAGAAGATCGATGCCAAGCGAAAGCTGTTCCATTTGAAGGCGCCTAGCATTAACATGAAATCCCGCCACAAGATGAAGGGACGTGGTGGCACTGCCAAGGCGGCGCGCAACAAACAAATCGTCAAGGATGCCAAGCGAAAA GAGTTTATTGCCGAGGTTCGGGAGGCGAAGAAGAACGTAATCAAGCAGCACACAACCAACGAGGCGGGTGCCAAGGGAAAGGCCAAGGCACCACGCTCCGTCCTGGATCGTTTCAAGCCCAAGCCacccaaaaaacagaaaacctgA